From the genome of Aerococcus sanguinicola:
GCACGAGGACATCGATCCCCTTAGGACTGTAAATGGCTAGCTTGGCATCCTCTGCTACGGTTAACCAACCCAGGCCTGAGATCACCAAATCCTGACCGGCCTTGAGCTGGAACTCGCGCCGGACCCGGTCGCCAGCTCCCTCAATCGTAGGGGTCAACAGTTCCCCCACATGGTCAAGGTAGAAGGCTTCAGCCCCTTCCAACTTGCGGCGGTGGATCTTCAGCGCATTGCTCAGGTAGAAGGTGAAACTATTACGGTCCCCTGCCAGGTAGTCAACCTGGACCAAGCCTCCGATAAAGAAGCTCTGCTCAGGGTTGACTTGATAGGTCCGGGCCTTAACTCGTTTCCTGGGCATGACTTGCTTGAGCCCTTCAGCAGACAGCTGGGAAGTGAGCTGGCCGTCTTCCATAATCCCCGGGGTATCGATGAGATAAGAGGATTCATCGAAGGGAATTTCCACCAAGTCCAAAGTCGTTCCCGGGAAAACGCTGGTCGTGATGAGGTCACCCGCAATCCCTGTCGCCTTGAGGATACTGTTAATCAAGGTTGACTTGCCGACATTGCTGACACCGACCACATAGACATTGCGGCCCTTGCGCAGGCGCTCGATCTCTTCCAATAAGTCATCCACATGGTGCTGAGTTTGGGC
Proteins encoded in this window:
- the yqeH gene encoding ribosome biogenesis GTPase YqeH; protein product: MTDESLKCIGCGASIQTVDKNQRGYTPKSAYEAGLETGELYCQRCFKLRHYNELQGVTMSHDDFLAILNGISDEDALVVNVVDIFDISGSLIPGLKRFVGDNDLLLVANKLDLLPSSIKESRLTHWVKKYARSQGLVVEEVLLTSAQTQHHVDDLLEEIERLRKGRNVYVVGVSNVGKSTLINSILKATGIAGDLITTSVFPGTTLDLVEIPFDESSYLIDTPGIMEDGQLTSQLSAEGLKQVMPRKRVKARTYQVNPEQSFFIGGLVQVDYLAGDRNSFTFYLSNALKIHRRKLEGAEAFYLDHVGELLTPTIEGAGDRVRREFQLKAGQDLVISGLGWLTVAEDAKLAIYSPKGIDVLVREALI